GGCCCGCAGCCGGGCCCTGCTGCTCGCATCGCTCGGTCTCGCCCTGGCCGCCTCGATGGGCGCCGCCGCCGGTTCGGCCGCGCTGGCCTCGGAGCAACGGAGGGCTGCGGCGGCAGCCCCTCACCTGCACCATCTGCAGGCGGTCGCGCTCTCCGGGGCCCGGCGGACCTCTCCCGCCACCACCCTGGGCACGGTCGCCTACCAGGTGGAGGTGGACTGGACCTACCCCGTCGGCCGGTTCCACACCGCCACGGTCGGCGTCACCCGGTACACCGCACCGGGCGGCAGCGCGGACATCTGGGTCACCGACACCGGCCTGCTCTCCGCAGCCCCCACGACCACCGCCGACATCGACGCCCACGCCGCCGGGGCCGGCCTGTTGACCTTCGGTGGCCTCTCCCTCCTCATCGGCTGCGGTCTCGGTCTCCGGCTGCGGCACCTGAACCGCACGGCGACGGAGGACTGGCAGAAGTCCTGGGCCCGGATCGAGCCCGTATGGACCGGCCGCACCATGCGCGGCCCCGGGCCGGGCGACCACCGGGCCGGCTGAGCCGACCGCGGCACGGGCCCACCCCTTCTTCCCACCGGTCGATAGGGCCGTCCGGCCCTACCCCTGCCCCCGACGCTCCGCCAGACTCTCCACAGGATTCCTCCGCCCCGCCGTACCGACGGGGCCACGAGCGCGGAGAAGTTGATGGCGCAGAGTGCGGCAGACAAGGCGACCGTCCCGGTGCGGGTGTTCCTCCTCGACGACCACGAGGTCGTCCGCCGTGGCGTGCACGACCTCCTGGACGCCGAGCCCGACCTCATCGTGGTCGGCGAGGCAGCCACCGTCGAGCAGGCGATCGCCCGCGTCCCCGCGCTGCGCCCCGACGTCGCCGTGCTGGACATGCGGCTGCCGGACGGCGACGGTGTGACGGTCTGTCGGGAGCTGCGCTCGCGGATGCCCGACCTCGCCTGTCTGATGCTCACCTCCTTCGACGACGAGGAGGCCCTGCTGGACTCCATCATGGCCGGCGCAGCCGGGTACGTGCTCAAGCAGATCAGCGGCACCGACCTGGTCTCCGCCGTCCGCACCGTGGCGTCCGGGCAGTCCATGCTGGACCCGGGCGCCACCACCCGGCTGATGGCCCGCCTGCGCGGCGACTCCGGACCGCAGGCCCCGGCATTCCCGGAACTCACCGACCGGGAAAGGAGATCCTCGCCCTGATCGGCGAGGGCCTGACCAATCGTGAGATCGGCCTGCGGCTCTACCTCGCCGAGAAGACCGTGAAGAACCACATCTCCCGGCTGCTGGCCAAGCTCGGGGTCGAGCGCCGTGTCCAGGCTGCCGTCATCGCCACCCAGGCCACCGCCGCCCACGACCACCCGGTCGTTCGCCCGACGCGCTGAGCGGAGCGGTCGGCACCGGCCGACGCGGACCGCCGTTCCTGTCCGGGGCCTCCCGACGGCCCTCGGGGGACCATCGGCCCCTCACACCCGCACCGGTTCGAGGCGACCCTTGATGCCATGAAGCCAGACCAGAACCCATCCACCGAGCACCAGCCGCTGGACGAACGGCACTGCCGGCGGCTCCTGGGCACGACCAGCGTCGGCCGGGTCGTCTACACGGTCGGTGCCCTGCCGGCCGTCCTGCCGACCCGCTTCCGCCTCGGCGGCGACGGCAGCGTGCTGCTGTGCGCAGCCGCAGGATCCGAGCTGGTCCGGGCCGTGTCCGGGGCGCTCGTGGCCTTCGAGGCGGGCGAGGTCAGCCCGTCGGACGGCACCGGCTGGAGCGTCACCGTGCTCGGCCGGGCCGCCATCGACGAAGGCCCGGCGCCGCACGATCCCGACCCGTGTCGACACCTGGGCCAGGTGGGCATCCGGATCCTCGCGGAGCTGGTGACCGGACGCCTCCTGGAGGCCTCAGCGACCTGTGAACACAACGTCATCTCCCGCAACAACGGGGGAGATGACGCTCAGCCTCCCAGCGGCGCCGACCAGACCAGCCGTGCTCCACCGCCCGGCGGGCTCGTCAGCTCCAGCGCTCCGCCCAGGCCCTCGGCCCGCTCGGCGAGGTTGCGCAGGCCGCTGCGCCGTCCCTGCGCGGGGATGCCGACACCGTCGTCCTGAACGGTCAGCACCACCTGCGTCCCCGTCGCCTGCAGCACCACCTCGACCCGCCCGGCGTTGGCGTGCCGGGCAGCGTTGCTCAATGCCTCACCCAGGACCGCCACCACGTGGTCGGCCACCCCCGAGGGGACGTCGGTGTCCAGCAGGCCCTCCATGCTCAGCCTCGGCGCGAAGCCCAGTGCCGCCTGTGCCGTCTCGACCGCCCTGACCGCCCTGGCCCGCAGGCCGGAGCCCGCCGCCTCGTCCCGCGCGCGGAGTCCGAAGATCGTCGATCGGATGATCTTGATGGTCTCGTCCAGGTCGCCCACCGCTCGGAGCACCCGGTCGGACGCGCCGGGGTGCTCGATGAAGCGGGCGGCGCTCTGCAGCGTCATCCCGGTGGCGAACAGGCGCTGGATCGCCAGGTCGTGCAGGTCACGGGCGATCCGGTCGCGATCCTCCAGCATCGCCAGCTGCTCGGCGTCCCGGCGCCTGGACGCCAGTTCCAGCCCGAGCGCAGCCTGGTCCGCGAATCCGAGCAGTGGTCCGATCTCCCGCTCGGTGAACAGCGTCTCCCCGCCCGGCGGGCCAGCAGCAGGACGGCGTCGATGTGCCCTCCGGCGCGCCCCAGCGGCACCGCCACCGCCGGGCCCAGCTGCTCCCGGCGTCGCGGATCGCCCACGAGGCGCGGATCGGTGGCCAGGTCCACGGTGGTGACCGGGGTGCCCTGCGTAGTGGCCGCCCCCGAGAGCGTGCCCTCCTGCGGCACCACGAGGCCTGTCCTTCCGGCCGCGTCCCCGCCCAGCGCGAGCTCGAGACGCAGTGTCCCGCCGGCTTCGGGCACCACCACGTCCGCCAGCTCCGCGCCGGTGATCTCGCGCGCCCGTTGCGCGATCAACTCCACCACCTGGGCGCGCGAACTGCCCGAGAGCAGACTGCGAGTGATCTCCGCGCTCGCGCTCAGCCAGCGCTGCCGGCGCTGCGCCTCCTCGTACAACCGCGCGTTGTCGATCGCCACCCCGGCCGCCACCGCCAGCGTCGCGATCACCGACTCGTCGTCGGCGTCGAACTCCTCACCGCCGCGCTTGTCGGTCAGGTACAGGTTGCCGAACACCTCCTCCCGCACCCGGACGGGCACCCCGAGGAAGGTCCGCATCGGCGGATGGTTGGCCGGGAAGCCGAAGGAGGCCCGATGCTGTGACAGATCCTCCAGCCGCAGGGGCTCCGGGTGGGTGATCAGCTCGCCCAGCAGCCCCTTGCCGGTCGGGTAGGGCCCGATTCCGGCAATCTCCTCCTCGGACAACCCGACCGTCAGGAACTGCGACAGCGACTCACCGTCCGGACCGATCACTCCCAGCGCTGCGTAGCGGGCATCGACGAGGACGGCGGCGGACTCCACGATCCGTCGCAACGCCTGGGTCAGGTCGAGTTCACGCCCGACCGACAGCACCGCCTCCAGCAGGCTGTGCACCCGGTCCCTGGTCCCCCGGGCCGCGTCGATCCGCGCCTGCAGCTCCTCCAGCAGCTCGTCGAGCCTGAGCTGCGGAATCCGCGACCGCGCCACATCGTCCCCGCCCACCCAGGCCTCCTCTGGTCTCCGGTACCCGCGGCTGTGCCGGGCGCGGGACCGATTCTCGCAGACCCCTCAAGGGTGCGGGCCCGGACGAAGTCCAGGGCGCTGCGCCTCCTCGGGCGCGGCCAATGGCCCCGCCGGGCCACGAGGTCCGGCACCGCTGCACAGGCGCGGGGCTCGGCGCGGCGAGCCGTCGTGCCGGAGCACGTGCCGTCAGGTGCGCTCCGCCAGGAGGTCCGCGCTCGCGGCGAGGGTGGCCAGGCGCGGGTAGTCGTCCTCGTCGATCCGGCAGCCGGCCCGGACGGACAGCTGCTCGACGAGGCCGAGAAAGTCGAGCGAGTCGAGTTCGAGGGCCTGCCGGTAGTTCTCGTCGGGGGCGAGGACGGCGAAGTCCGCGTCCGGGACGATCTCGGTCAGTACCTCGCGGACGAGGGCAAGTGCCTGGTCGTGGTTCACAACGCCTCCGGTGTCTGCAGCAGCCGGTCGAGTGCGGACAGGTAGCGGGCGCCCGTCGCTCCGTCGGTGACCCGATGGTCGGCCGACAGGGTGGCGGTCACCACGGGCCGTACACCGAGCATCCCGGCCGCGGCCCACGGCCGCTCGACCACCTTGCCGACACCCACCAGGGCGACCTGGGGCGGGTAAATGACGCCGAACACGGTTTCCACGCCCTGGTCCCCGAGGTTGGTCACGGTGATCGTCGGGTCGGTGGTCTCCGAGCCGCGCAGCCGCCCACCACGTGCTCTGGCAACGAGATCGCGCAGCTCCGCCATCAGGTCGGTCACCGGCAGGTCGGCGGCGTCGTGGATGGCGGGAGCGACGAGGCCGCCGCCGCGCAGCGCGACCGCCACCCCGAGGTGGACGGCCGGCGCGGGGACGAATCCGCCATTGATCCAGTGGCCGTTGAGCTGCGGCACTTCCCGGGCGGCGACGGCAGCGGCTTTGAGCAGGAGGGCGGCGGGCACGAGCCGCTCGGTGACCGGCAGTCGGCGGTTCCGTTCGCGGAGCCAGGCCATCGCGGTGGACAGGTCGACGGTCGTGGCGAGGTAGTAGTGGGGGATCTCCCGCTTGGCACGGGCCATTAGATCGCCGACGGCACGGCGCATCGCCGCCGACCGGTCGGGCGTGGGCGTCCTCGGGGCGTCCGGAGGTCCGGACCGGTCCGGCGGTTCGGTGGCGATGGCGGTGGCGATGGCGATGGCGGCCCGGACATCGGCGATCCGGACAGCGCCGTCCTGACCCGTACCCCGGACACCGGCGAGGTCGAGGCCCGCCTCGGCCGCGGCGCGTCTGGCCAGCGGGGTCGCCTTCACACGGTGACCGGCCGGTGGCCTCGCGACGGTGGCTCCCGTGGCGGCCTGCGGCGGCGTCCGAGGCCGTGCCGACGCGTCTGCGGCCTCGGGTGCCGGGTTGGCCGTCGGCGGTCGTGGCCTCGCTGCGGAGGCGGCAGCGGCCACATCGGAGCGGGTGACCCGCCCCCGTGGCCCGTCCCTTCGAGTGCGGCGAGTTCCACACCGCTCTCTTCGGCCAGCTTCCGGACGAGCGGGGTGGCGGTGGACCGTTCGGTGGCCGCCGGTACGCCGGCCCCCGACGCCCGTGGGTGATCCGCCCCGAGCTCCGCCGTCCGGGTGTGCGGAGCCGGTGCGATCACGGCAAGCGGGCGGCCCACCGGTACGGTCGTTCCCGGCTCCACGAGAAGCGCCTCGACCGTGCCGGACTCGAAACACTCGACCTCGATGGCTGCCTTGGCGGTGTCGACCACCGCCACGATGTCGCCCCGGACGACGTGGTCCCCTGGTTGGACGAGCCACTCCGTGAGCGTC
The Kitasatospora paranensis genome window above contains:
- a CDS encoding Rv1733c family protein, which encodes MPHTPHRAARAWRRHLRRALGAESSMLSRPVDRARSRALLLASLGLALAASMGAAAGSAALASEQRRAAAAAPHLHHLQAVALSGARRTSPATTLGTVAYQVEVDWTYPVGRFHTATVGVTRYTAPGGSADIWVTDTGLLSAAPTTTADIDAHAAGAGLLTFGGLSLLIGCGLGLRLRHLNRTATEDWQKSWARIEPVWTGRTMRGPGPGDHRAG
- a CDS encoding biotin/lipoyl-containing protein, which encodes MAEFTMPALGADMTEGTLTEWLVQPGDHVVRGDIVAVVDTAKAAIEVECFESGTVEALLVEPGTTVPVGRPLAVIAPAPHTRTAELGADHPRASGAGVPAATERSTATPLVRKLAEESGVELAALEGTGHGGGSPAPMWPLPPPQRGHDRRRPTRHPRPQTRRHGLGRRRRPPREPPSRGHRPVTV
- a CDS encoding 2-oxo acid dehydrogenase subunit E2, whose translation is MKATPLARRAAAEAGLDLAGVRGTGQDGAVRIADVRAAIAIATAIATEPPDRSGPPDAPRTPTPDRSAAMRRAVGDLMARAKREIPHYYLATTVDLSTAMAWLRERNRRLPVTERLVPAALLLKAAAVAAREVPQLNGHWINGGFVPAPAVHLGVAVALRGGGLVAPAIHDAADLPVTDLMAELRDLVARARGGRLRGSETTDPTITVTNLGDQGVETVFGVIYPPQVALVGVGKVVERPWAAAGMLGVRPVVTATLSADHRVTDGATGARYLSALDRLLQTPEAL
- a CDS encoding acyl carrier protein is translated as MNHDQALALVREVLTEIVPDADFAVLAPDENYRQALELDSLDFLGLVEQLSVRAGCRIDEDDYPRLATLAASADLLAERT